The DNA sequence TGCATCGCCTGAGCATCCCGCGCCGCGGGCCCGATGGCGCGGTGATGGCCGAGATGCCGCTCGGCGATACCGGCGAGCAGTTCGAACAGCTCGTGGCGGCGGCAGGGTCGGCGCCGCACGGTGCGATCCTCGACGCCTTGAAGGCGGCGTACCATCCCGACGCGACCGTTGGCGGCTCCTACGTGCGCTTCCTGCGCAGCCTGCTCGAACCACACGGCATTGCGGTGCTCGATGCCTGGCATCCGGCGACGCGCGCAGCGGCCCGCCCGACGCTGGTCGAGGCACTGCGTCGTGCGGCGAGCGTGGACGAGGCGCTGGCGCTGCGCATGGTGGCGATCGAGCGTGCGGGCTTCCGGCCGCAGGTGGCGCGCGTGCCGCGCCTCTCGCTGGTGTTCCGCGCGCTGGCCGGCGTGAAGGAGCGCATCCCGATCGCGCAGGCGTCCGAGGTGGCGCACCGCGCCGACAGCATTCTCTCCGCGAACGTGTTGCTGCGCCCGGTCGTCGAGCGCCGCATCCTGCCGACGGTGGCGTACGTCGCCGGACCGGGCGAGATCGCCTACTTCACGCAGGTGAGCGCGGTGGCAGACGCCTTGGGTATCGCGCCACCGCTGGCGGTGCCGCGCTGGTCCACGACGATCGTCGAACCCAGCATCGATCGCCGTCTCGGGCGTCTCGGCATGGTGCTTGACGATCTCAAGGTGCCGCATGAGGCGGAGCGCCGCGTCGGCGATCGGGCGATGCCGGCGGCGGTGCGCGACGCGCTGGATGGTTTGCGCCACGACCTGGCCTCGCGGCTCGACACGCTCGGCAGCGTGGTGCAGGGGCTCGACCATCTCATCCCGGATCGGGTCGTGGAGGGGGCGCGGCACCAGATGCTGCATCGCGTCGATCGGCTCGAGCGCCGCTTGCGCGCCGCGTCGCGGTCGCGTGCCACTGAAGCCGTGATGGATCTCGCGACGGTGCGTGCCGCGCTGATGCCGGAGAACCAGCGGCAGGAACGGCGCCTCAATCCGGTGCCGATGCTGGCGCGGCACGGCGACTTGCTGTTGGCGCAGCTGAAGGCCGGCGCCGCGATGCACGCCGGGACGCTGGTCGGCGGGTGATGCGCGCGGGAGGGGCGCGGCTCGTCGCGGCCGGAATCCTCCTCAGCCGCCTCTTTGGCCTCGTCCGCCAACGCGTCACTGCGCAGTATCTCGGCGCGGGCCCGGTGGCGGATGCCCTCGCGGCGGCGTTTCGCATCCCGAACCTGCTGCAGAACCTGTTCGGCGAAGGTTCGCTCTCGGCGTCGTTCATTCCCGTCTACGCGAAGCTGCTCGCCGAGGGGCGCCGCGAGGACGCGGGGCGCGTCGCGGGGACGATTCTCGCGTTGCTTGCGCTGTTCGTGTCGGTGCTCGTGTTACTGGGCATCCTGTTCGCGCCGCAGCTCGTGTGGCTGCTCGCGCCGGGACTGGGGCAGGAGACACAGGCGCTCGCCGCCGGGTTGATCCGCATCATCCTGCCGGGCCTCGGGCTCTTGGTGCTGTCCGCGTGGTGCCTCGGCGTGCTGAACGCGCATCGCCGATTCTTCCTCTCGTATGCATCGCCGGTGCTGTGGAACGCGGCGATCATCGCGGCGCTGGTGTGGCGCGGCGGCTGGCAGGGCGCGGAGAGCGCGGAGCTGGCGGTCGCCGTGGCGTTCGGCAGCGTGGTGGGCAGCGCGCTGCAGTTGGCGGTGCAGGTGCCGAGCGTTGTCCGCTTGGACCGCGCGTTGCGCGTCGGCGCGGGAGCGGCGCGCGACGAAGTGCGCACGGTGCTGCGGAACTTCGGTCCCGCCGTCGCCACGCGTGGCGTGGTGCAGCTGAGCGCGTACGCGGACACGCTCATCGCCTCGTTGCTCGGGGCGGGTGCGCTCGCGACGCTGACCTACGCGCAGGCCATCTCGATGCTCCCGGTGTCGCTGTTCGGCATGTCGATCGCCGCGAGTGAACTGCCGGCGATGTCTGGGGCGACGGGGAGCCGCGAGGAGATCGCCGCGGCCCTCCGCGCGCGGCTCGAGAGTGGGCGGGCCCGCATTGCCTTCTTCGTGATTCCGTCGGTTGTCGGGTTGATCGCCTTCGGTCGCGTGATGGCGTCGGCACTGTATGAAGGGGGCGCGTTCACGCGCGACGATGCCGCCTGGGTGTGGGCCGCGCTGGCCGGCTCCGGGGTCGGCATGTTGGCCGGCACGATGGGGCGACTGTTCTCGTCGGCGAGCTTCGCGTTGCGCGACACGGCGACGCCGATGCGCTTCGCCGCGCTGCGGGTCGGTCTCGCGGCGATCCTCGGCCTCACGCTCGCGATGACGCTGCCCGAGCGCTTCGGCTGGGCGCCACAGCTGGGCGTGGGCCTGCTCACCGCGGCCTCGGGGATCGCGGCTTGGCTGGAGTACCGGCTGTTGCGCGTGCACATCGAGCGACAGCTCGGCGCGCTGCCGCCGATGGGGCGGGTGCCGGTGACGCTCTGGGCCTGTGCCGCACTCGCGGCGGCCGTCGGACTCGGCGTGGCCGCGGTGTTGCCGACGTGGCATCCCGTGCTCGAGGCCGTGGCCATCCTCGGCGCCTATGGAGGCAGCTATCTCGCGATGACGCGCGTTGCCGGAGTCGACGGTGCCCGACGCGCCTGAACGGGTCGCGCAGAAGCTCGCGCACCTGCCCGAGACGCCCGGCGTCTACCTCTGGAAGAGCGCCGAGGGTGAGGTGCTCTACGTCGGCAAGGCGAAGCGCCTCCGGCCGCGCGTCCGCAGCTACTTCGCCAGCGAGCATTGGGACAACCCCAAGACGCGGCGCTTGGTGGAGCGCATCGCCGACCTCGAGACCATCGTCGTGCCCGACGAGGCGCATGCGCTGATCCTCGAGAACAACCTGATCAAGGAGCACCGGCCCAAGTACAACGTGATGCTGCGGGACGACAAGACGTACCCGTACATCAAGGTGACGGTGCAGGAGCCGTATCCGCGGGTCTTCGTGACGCGGCGGCTGCACGATGACGGCGCCCGCTATTTCGGCCCGTACACGGATGTCGCGGCGATGCGCCGCGCATTGGACGTGGTGAAGCGCATCTTCACGGTGCGCTCCTGCCGCTACGACATGCCGCGCGAGATGCCGGAGCGGGCCTGCCTCGACTACCACATCGGCCGCTGCAAGGCGCCGTGCATCGGGCTGCAGTCGCGCGCCGAGTATGCCGCGATGATCGACGAGGTGCTGACCTTCCTCGACGGCAAGACCGACGACGTGGTGCAGCGTGTGCGAGCCCTGATGGAGCAGGCGGCCGAGGCGATGGACTTCGAACGCGCGGCGGAGCTGCGCGACGCCATCGGCAAGCTGCAGCGCATGGAGGAGCCGTCGCTGGTCGCCGAGGTGGAAGGTGGGGACCGCGATGTGATCGGCTACGCCCGCGACGGCGATGATGCCGCGGCCACCTTGTTGCGCATCCGCAACGGCAAGCTGGTGGCGCGCGAGCATCGCTTCCTGGAGGGGGTCGAGGGTGAACCCGACGGCCAGGTGCTCAGCACGTACCTGGTCAGCGCGTACCTCAAGGCGCCGGCGCGGGCGCGCGAGTTGCTGCTCCCATTCGACTTCGAGGATCGTCCGCTGTTCGAGGAGGCGCTGCAGGGCGCCGCCCGCATCCTTGTGCCGCAGCGCGGACCGAAGCGGGAGTTGCTGGACCTCGCCGAGCAGAATGCGCGGCATCTGTTGGAGGAGTTCAAGCTCGCCGAGCAGGAGACGGACGAACGCGCCGCGGATCCCGTGTACGAGCTCGGGCAGGCATTGGGGCTCGAGAAGCTCCCGCGGAGCATCGTGTGCTTCGACAACTCGACGGCGCAGGGCAAGGACAGCGTCGGGGGCATCGTGTGGTTCGAGAACGGCCGCCCGCGCCGCGCCGAATACCGCACGATGAAGGTGAAGACTGTCGATGAGGCGCTGGGCCCGGATGACTTCCAGTCGATGCGCGAGGTCGTGGGGCGCTACTTCCGTCGCCGCGTGGAGGAACAGCGCTCGTTGCCTGACCTGGTGATGGTCGACGGCGGCAAGGGCCAGCTCGGCGCCGCCGACGAGGCCCTGCAGGAGCTCGGACTCGGCCACCTGCCGCTGATCGGCCTCGCGAAGCGCGAGGAAGAGGTCTTCGTGCGCGGGCGCCGCGATCCGCTGCGCCTGCCGCGGCGCTCGCCGGCGCTGCGCCTGCTCCAACAGGTGCGCGACGAGGCGCATCGCACGGCCGTGACGTACAACCGGAAGCGCCGCACGATGCGTACCGTGACGAGCGAGTTGCTGCGCATTCCCGGCGTCGGCCCCAAGAAGCGCAGCGCGCTGTTGAGTGCCTTCGGCTCGCTGCAGGGCGTGAAGGACGCAACGGTGGAGCAGATCGCTGCGTTAGAAGGGTTCAGCGAGGCCAGTGCGCGCAAGCTGCTGGCGGCGCTCGGCGTCACGTCGGCTCCCGACCCGGCGCCGGATGCTGGCGCCGATGCGCCGGACACCACGACTTCATCCTAATCCGATTCCCATGTGGTCTCTGCATTGTTCCGTCTGCACGTACAGTCAGCCCGACGGCACGAAGCTCGCCTCCCTGTGTCCGGACTGCAGTCAGCCGCTGCTCGTGCGCTACGCGGCGCCGGTGCCGAAGTCGGCGATTACGGGCGACGCGAGCCTCTGGCGCTACGGTGCGGCGCTGCCGTTGCTGGCCGGCGAACGGGCGGTCACGCTGGGTGAGGGCATGACCCCGCTGATCGAGCTGCCGCATCTCGCGGCGGAGATCGGCGTGCGCCGGTTGTGGGTGAAGGACGAGGGCATCAACCCGACGGCGAGCTTCAAGGCCCGCGGCCTGATGATGGCCGTGACGCGCGCCAAGGCGCTGGGCTTGTCGGGTGTGTGCGTCCCGACGGCAGGCAACGCGGGCATCGCGCTGGCGGCCTACGCAGCGGCTGCGGGACTGCCGTGCCGCATCTACGCGCCGGAGACGACGCCGCCTCCGATCCTCGGGTCCATCCGCGCATTCGGTGCAGACCTGCAATTGCTGCCGGGCCACATCGGCGATGCGGGAAAGGCCACGCTCACGTTCGCGCGCGAGAGCGGCTTCTTCAACGTGGCGACGGTGCGTGAACCGTACCGCGTGGAAGGCATGAAGACGATGGGCTATGAGGTGGCCGAGCAGTTGGGCTGGCGGCTTCCCGATGCGATCGTGTATCCGACGGGCGGTGGCGAAGGCACGATCGGCATCTGGAAGGCGATCGGTGAGATGCTCGACTGGGGCTGGCTGCCGCGCGAGACGCCCCGTCCGCGGATGATCATTGCCCAGGCGGCGGGCTGCTCGCCGTTGGTGCGGGCGTTCCGCGCGGGCGAGGAGAAGGCCACGCCGTGGGAAGATCCGACGACGCACGCCAGCGGACTCCGCGTGCCCGGCCCGCTCGGCGACCGACTCACGCTGCGCACATTGCGCGAGAGCGGCGGCGAGGCCGAAGCCGTGAGCGAGGACGCCATCCGCAGCGGCACCTTCCTGCTCGCGAGCAAGAGCGGCATCGACGCCGCGCCCGAGGGAGGGGCTGCGCTCGAGGCGGCGCGCCAGTTGGTGGCGGCAGGCCGGCTCTCGCGAGACGCGGAGGTTGTGGTGTTCAACACGGGTAGCGGCGCGAGCTATCGCTGGTAGTGCGCGCCGCGTCGTGGGTCGTGCGCCGCGCGGTCAGCGCGGCTGTACGACCTCGACGACGCTGAAGGCCTGCGTGGCGCGCACGGGGATGCGACGCTCGGCGTAGCCGGATTCCCAGCGCACGATCACCTCGCGCTCCAGCGGGATGTCGCAGAGAAACCACTTGCCGTCGGCGTCCGTGATGGCCTCGCGCACTTCCTCGCGCTCCTGCACATCGGTGCGGTTCACGATCACGGGCAGCGTCCACGACGCACGGACCACGGTGTTGGCGAGCGGCGCGTCGGACGAGTCGCTGCGCAACTGGCCTCGAATCGCCGCCGTCGGCTGGATGGTCGTGCGCTCGGGGCACAAGGGTGCGAACGGCGTGCCGGCGACGCGCACGCCGTGGGGATTGCGCTGGTAGACCAACTGGGTGCCATCCGCGAGGGCAAGCACCTGCCCGCCAGCGACGAAGTGTGCCACGACATCGACCTGCATCATCTGCGTGCGGATGAGCGTCGTGTTGCCTTCGCCAGCGAAGTAGTTGAGGAACGGCGTGCGTTGCCTCCACTCGGTCACGAGCCAACCGCCGGCCGGGGTGCGCCCGAAGCGCAGCATGCCCCCGGCGCCGGAAAGGCGCTCAGTCTCCGGCAGGTCCACGTAGCGGAAGCGGAACTCCCGCAGCGCCATCGTGGGCCAGTCGAGCACGAACTCGCCTTCAACGTCCACCAAGCCGCGGCGCTGGCGCAGGGACGTCAGCGCGAGCACGAGCGAGTCATCGTCCGCCCGGCGCACGCGGACGCAGTGGGTGCGCAGGAACCACTCGCTGGCGAGGATCTCGAGGTCGGGCGCGAAGAACGTGCGGTTGCCGCCGATGGTGGCGAAGAATCCCGATTCCTCAAGGCGCGCGGTGTCCGCGGGCGGGAAGGGCGCGGGCAGGCTGCCGTTCACGCGACGGAGCGCTGCGCGGAGCGTATCGTCCGACGTTTTCGCGATGCGGTACTGCGTCGTGACGTAGCGGGCCTGCAGGTCCTGCCGTCCGATGCGGTACTGCGCCGCGGTCGCCGCGGTGAGGATCTCCGCGTACAGCCCGTCGGCGACGCGCTTGCCGCGGCCGTTGCCGCAGGTTGCCGCGCCGCGGGGGATCTGCGGCAACTCGTAGGGCCGTTGCTGCAACTGTCCATTGAGCGTTTCGATCTCGCTGCCGTCGATCTCGGCGCGTCCGACCGTCTCCGGGTCGTGGCCCACGCGCTTTGCGACCAACTGGACGTTTCCGCCGTTTGCGAGGTAGAGCGCGTAGCTGCCGTCGTCACGAGTGACGGTGCGGCCAACAGGAACGTTGGCCGCACCGAGCGCGGTGAGGACGACACCGGCCGCCGGTGCGCCCGATGGAAGGCGAAGTGTCCCGACGAGGCGTTGGGCATCCGCCGCGGCCGCAGTTGCGGCGAGCAGCGCGATGACCGCGACGGCGCGTCCCGCGCCCATCACCGGTTCCTCATGTGGTCGGCCAAGGGCGTGAGGCGCTGGCGAAGGAACGTCTTGAGGTCGTCAGGCATCGGATGCTCGGCGATCGCGCGCTCCATGCACCAGAGCCACTGGTCGCGCTCGCGTTCGGCGATGGCAAACGGCAAGTGCCGTGCGCGCAGCATCGGGTGGCCGTAGCGTTCGACGTAGAGCTGGGGTCCGCCGAGCCACCCCGTGAGGAACTGAAAGAGCTTCTCACGCGAGACCTTGAGGCTCTTGGCGTGCAATGCGCGGACCTCCGCCGCCTCCGGTGCGGTATCCATGAGGTCGTAGAAGCGGTCAACCAGCGCCTGCACGCCGGCTTCGCCGCCGATGAGCTCGTAGGGGAGGGGAGCCGGGGGAGTCGTCACACCTATAAGCTAACGCGAGAGCCGAGTAGATTTGCCACGCATATGACGCGCATCGCCATTCTCGATCCAATGTCCGGCATTGCCGGCGACATGTGCCTCGGCGCCTTGCTCGATTGCGGGCTGCCGGAATCGTTCGTGCGCGACCTGCCGCAGACGCTTGGCATCGCCGATATCGGGGTGAACATCACGCGGGTCAGCCGCG is a window from the Pseudogemmatithrix spongiicola genome containing:
- a CDS encoding carboxypeptidase-like regulatory domain-containing protein, producing the protein MGAGRAVAVIALLAATAAAADAQRLVGTLRLPSGAPAAGVVLTALGAANVPVGRTVTRDDGSYALYLANGGNVQLVAKRVGHDPETVGRAEIDGSEIETLNGQLQQRPYELPQIPRGAATCGNGRGKRVADGLYAEILTAATAAQYRIGRQDLQARYVTTQYRIAKTSDDTLRAALRRVNGSLPAPFPPADTARLEESGFFATIGGNRTFFAPDLEILASEWFLRTHCVRVRRADDDSLVLALTSLRQRRGLVDVEGEFVLDWPTMALREFRFRYVDLPETERLSGAGGMLRFGRTPAGGWLVTEWRQRTPFLNYFAGEGNTTLIRTQMMQVDVVAHFVAGGQVLALADGTQLVYQRNPHGVRVAGTPFAPLCPERTTIQPTAAIRGQLRSDSSDAPLANTVVRASWTLPVIVNRTDVQEREEVREAITDADGKWFLCDIPLEREVIVRWESGYAERRIPVRATQAFSVVEVVQPR
- the bshC gene encoding bacillithiol biosynthesis cysteine-adding enzyme BshC, whose product is MSAPRLVTETLGGSPLSRAAQDGQVPADWFPARPSGAAAWRARAESVRQEFAGSRWLAGLRPALDPSGPAAERLERVAEANGIIVTTGQQPGLFGGPLYTLLKALSALALADRIERETGIPCAPVFWAATDDGDFAEAAWTAVAGEGQVHRLSIPRRGPDGAVMAEMPLGDTGEQFEQLVAAAGSAPHGAILDALKAAYHPDATVGGSYVRFLRSLLEPHGIAVLDAWHPATRAAARPTLVEALRRAASVDEALALRMVAIERAGFRPQVARVPRLSLVFRALAGVKERIPIAQASEVAHRADSILSANVLLRPVVERRILPTVAYVAGPGEIAYFTQVSAVADALGIAPPLAVPRWSTTIVEPSIDRRLGRLGMVLDDLKVPHEAERRVGDRAMPAAVRDALDGLRHDLASRLDTLGSVVQGLDHLIPDRVVEGARHQMLHRVDRLERRLRAASRSRATEAVMDLATVRAALMPENQRQERRLNPVPMLARHGDLLLAQLKAGAAMHAGTLVGG
- the uvrC gene encoding excinuclease ABC subunit UvrC codes for the protein MPDAPERVAQKLAHLPETPGVYLWKSAEGEVLYVGKAKRLRPRVRSYFASEHWDNPKTRRLVERIADLETIVVPDEAHALILENNLIKEHRPKYNVMLRDDKTYPYIKVTVQEPYPRVFVTRRLHDDGARYFGPYTDVAAMRRALDVVKRIFTVRSCRYDMPREMPERACLDYHIGRCKAPCIGLQSRAEYAAMIDEVLTFLDGKTDDVVQRVRALMEQAAEAMDFERAAELRDAIGKLQRMEEPSLVAEVEGGDRDVIGYARDGDDAAATLLRIRNGKLVAREHRFLEGVEGEPDGQVLSTYLVSAYLKAPARARELLLPFDFEDRPLFEEALQGAARILVPQRGPKRELLDLAEQNARHLLEEFKLAEQETDERAADPVYELGQALGLEKLPRSIVCFDNSTAQGKDSVGGIVWFENGRPRRAEYRTMKVKTVDEALGPDDFQSMREVVGRYFRRRVEEQRSLPDLVMVDGGKGQLGAADEALQELGLGHLPLIGLAKREEEVFVRGRRDPLRLPRRSPALRLLQQVRDEAHRTAVTYNRKRRTMRTVTSELLRIPGVGPKKRSALLSAFGSLQGVKDATVEQIAALEGFSEASARKLLAALGVTSAPDPAPDAGADAPDTTTSS
- the murJ gene encoding murein biosynthesis integral membrane protein MurJ, which encodes MRAGGARLVAAGILLSRLFGLVRQRVTAQYLGAGPVADALAAAFRIPNLLQNLFGEGSLSASFIPVYAKLLAEGRREDAGRVAGTILALLALFVSVLVLLGILFAPQLVWLLAPGLGQETQALAAGLIRIILPGLGLLVLSAWCLGVLNAHRRFFLSYASPVLWNAAIIAALVWRGGWQGAESAELAVAVAFGSVVGSALQLAVQVPSVVRLDRALRVGAGAARDEVRTVLRNFGPAVATRGVVQLSAYADTLIASLLGAGALATLTYAQAISMLPVSLFGMSIAASELPAMSGATGSREEIAAALRARLESGRARIAFFVIPSVVGLIAFGRVMASALYEGGAFTRDDAAWVWAALAGSGVGMLAGTMGRLFSSASFALRDTATPMRFAALRVGLAAILGLTLAMTLPERFGWAPQLGVGLLTAASGIAAWLEYRLLRVHIERQLGALPPMGRVPVTLWACAALAAAVGLGVAAVLPTWHPVLEAVAILGAYGGSYLAMTRVAGVDGARRA
- a CDS encoding threonine synthase, which produces MWSLHCSVCTYSQPDGTKLASLCPDCSQPLLVRYAAPVPKSAITGDASLWRYGAALPLLAGERAVTLGEGMTPLIELPHLAAEIGVRRLWVKDEGINPTASFKARGLMMAVTRAKALGLSGVCVPTAGNAGIALAAYAAAAGLPCRIYAPETTPPPILGSIRAFGADLQLLPGHIGDAGKATLTFARESGFFNVATVREPYRVEGMKTMGYEVAEQLGWRLPDAIVYPTGGGEGTIGIWKAIGEMLDWGWLPRETPRPRMIIAQAAGCSPLVRAFRAGEEKATPWEDPTTHASGLRVPGPLGDRLTLRTLRESGGEAEAVSEDAIRSGTFLLASKSGIDAAPEGGAALEAARQLVAAGRLSRDAEVVVFNTGSGASYRW
- a CDS encoding group II truncated hemoglobin codes for the protein MTTPPAPLPYELIGGEAGVQALVDRFYDLMDTAPEAAEVRALHAKSLKVSREKLFQFLTGWLGGPQLYVERYGHPMLRARHLPFAIAERERDQWLWCMERAIAEHPMPDDLKTFLRQRLTPLADHMRNR